A genome region from Chengkuizengella sp. SCS-71B includes the following:
- the pfkA gene encoding 6-phosphofructokinase: MTAVKSIAVLTSGGDSQGMNAAVRAVVRSALFNGLEVYGVQKGYTGLINDDIRKMDLRSVGDILHRGGTILQTARCLEFKTEEGQKLAAENLRKRGIDGLVVIGGDGSYKGAQKLSKLGIKTMGLPGTIDNDIPFTDFTIGFDTAVSIVVDAINKLRDTMTSHQRASLVEVMGRSSGDIALYAGLASGAETILVPEIPFDLEKVAARMENNFAHGKRHSIIVLAEGVGKGEDFCKIISGHCGMEPRVTVLGHIQRGGTPTHNDRILASRLGDFAVSQLIAGESGKGCGIIKNELVATDIDTVVTTKKEFNHELFELALRLSK, from the coding sequence ATGACAGCTGTAAAATCAATAGCAGTATTAACAAGTGGCGGAGATTCCCAAGGGATGAATGCTGCGGTTCGTGCAGTTGTACGAAGTGCATTATTTAACGGTTTAGAAGTATATGGTGTGCAAAAAGGATATACAGGTTTGATTAACGATGACATTCGAAAAATGGATCTAAGAAGTGTTGGTGATATCCTCCATCGTGGCGGTACAATATTACAAACTGCAAGATGTTTAGAGTTTAAAACTGAAGAAGGCCAAAAACTCGCAGCAGAAAATCTTAGAAAAAGAGGGATAGATGGTCTTGTAGTTATTGGTGGCGATGGATCATATAAAGGTGCACAAAAATTAAGTAAACTTGGCATTAAAACAATGGGACTGCCAGGAACAATAGATAATGACATCCCATTTACTGATTTTACGATAGGTTTTGATACAGCAGTCAGCATTGTTGTAGATGCTATTAATAAATTAAGGGACACAATGACCTCACATCAGAGAGCTTCACTTGTAGAAGTTATGGGGCGTTCCTCAGGGGATATAGCTTTGTATGCTGGACTTGCAAGTGGAGCTGAAACGATTTTAGTTCCTGAAATACCATTTGATTTAGAAAAGGTTGCAGCAAGAATGGAAAATAATTTTGCCCATGGGAAAAGGCACAGTATTATTGTTTTAGCTGAAGGTGTAGGAAAAGGAGAAGACTTTTGTAAAATAATCTCAGGACATTGTGGAATGGAACCTAGAGTCACTGTATTAGGACATATACAAAGAGGTGGGACTCCAACTCATAATGATCGTATCCTTGCTAGTCGTTTAGGAGATTTTGCTGTAAGTCAACTCATTGCAGGGGAATCTGGTAAAGGATGTGGCATTATTAAAAATGAATTAGTTGCTACAGACATCGATACCGTTGTAACTACAAAAAAAGAATTTAATCACGAACTTTTTGAATTAGCATTACGTTTGTCAAAATAA
- a CDS encoding DUF3906 family protein: MFLYKLEIQLEDQLTYIVVIAESDEKAFDYAESSLAVHFVKMPKVLESCIIEKKRLNKGSGYVIETKQ, from the coding sequence ATGTTTTTATATAAACTGGAAATTCAATTGGAAGATCAGTTGACTTATATAGTAGTCATCGCTGAATCTGATGAGAAAGCTTTTGATTATGCAGAATCATCACTAGCTGTGCATTTTGTGAAAATGCCAAAAGTGTTAGAGAGTTGTATAATTGAAAAGAAACGTTTAAATAAAGGTTCCGGATATGTAATTGAGACAAAGCAATAA
- a CDS encoding tetraprenyl-beta-curcumene synthase family protein, translating to MSRLKTKQTMVPSYPLSLMFRVYRYVLPEVKDQLKQWRVVADQIPNDELKRQAIASMTTKQFHCQGGSVYAVANLPQRHVLIPLIVAFQTISDYLDNLCDRSVSMDADDFRLLHQSMLDAIDPSASLQNYYANRTDQNDGGYLHQLVKTCQSCICLLPRYDLVKPYIKELVSYYCDLQVYKHIRHDLREDQLLQWWGSYSHSYPNLQWNEFAAATGSTLGVFMLFLAATDENLSVETVENIKKSYFPHICGLHILLDYLIDQEEDEKGGDLNFCSYYESNEMTINRIEFIFEEANRGLHLLPNSSFHQMIIEGLLALYLSDPKIKNQSEVKLISKKLMKKSSFMRLFFRLNSVWIRKLK from the coding sequence TTGAGTAGATTAAAAACAAAACAAACGATGGTTCCAAGTTATCCATTGAGTTTAATGTTTAGGGTCTATCGTTATGTCTTGCCTGAAGTAAAAGATCAACTTAAACAGTGGAGAGTAGTTGCAGATCAAATTCCAAATGATGAGTTGAAAAGACAAGCGATTGCTAGCATGACAACAAAACAATTTCATTGCCAAGGCGGTTCTGTTTATGCTGTGGCTAATTTACCACAACGGCATGTGCTTATTCCACTCATTGTGGCTTTTCAAACCATTAGCGATTATTTGGACAACCTTTGTGATCGCAGTGTTTCTATGGATGCAGATGATTTTCGTTTGTTGCATCAATCAATGTTAGATGCGATAGATCCTTCTGCTTCATTACAAAACTATTATGCAAATCGAACGGATCAAAATGATGGGGGCTATTTACATCAATTAGTGAAAACTTGTCAATCTTGTATATGTTTATTGCCAAGATATGATTTAGTAAAACCATATATAAAAGAATTAGTTTCATATTATTGTGACTTACAAGTTTATAAACACATTAGGCATGATTTGCGTGAGGATCAATTATTACAATGGTGGGGATCATATAGTCATTCTTATCCAAATCTACAATGGAATGAATTTGCAGCAGCAACGGGTTCAACTTTAGGTGTATTTATGCTTTTTTTAGCCGCAACAGATGAAAATTTGAGTGTTGAAACCGTTGAAAACATTAAAAAGAGTTATTTTCCACACATATGTGGTTTACATATTTTATTAGATTATTTGATTGATCAGGAAGAAGATGAAAAGGGCGGAGATTTAAATTTTTGCAGTTATTATGAAAGTAATGAAATGACGATTAACAGAATAGAGTTTATTTTTGAAGAAGCGAATCGAGGTCTGCATCTATTGCCAAACTCATCTTTTCATCAAATGATTATTGAAGGGCTCTTAGCTCTTTATTTATCTGATCCAAAAATAAAGAACCAATCTGAAGTGAAATTGATTTCAAAAAAATTAATGAAAAAAAGTTCGTTTATGCGACTATTTTTTAGGCTGAATAGTGTGTGGATTAGAAAATTAAAGTAA
- a CDS encoding RNA-guided endonuclease TnpB family protein has product MILAKKIRIKPNEEQEQKLWQSVGTARFIYNWTLARQEENYNNGGKFILDGTLRKELTQLKKTELQWLNEVSNNVAKQAVKDACNAYKRFFKGLADKPKFKSRRKSKPSFYNDTEKLKVKPMKVLIEKVGWVNTTEQIPMEVKYMNPRVSFDGKYWYLSVGVEEEQSKIELTDEVIGVDVGIKDLAVCSNGMTFKNINKTKRIKKMEKKLRRLQRTLSKKYEMNKEGNRFVKTCNIIKLEKKIKLVHRKLANIRNNYLHQTTNEIVKTKPSKVVMEDLNIKGMMKNKHLSKAIAKQCLHEFKKQMEYKCKFYGIELILADKWYPSSKTCSCCGEVKKDLKLSDRTYQCNSCGLVIDRDYNASLNLSNYQQISVISL; this is encoded by the coding sequence ATGATCCTAGCCAAGAAAATTAGAATCAAGCCGAATGAAGAGCAAGAGCAGAAGCTTTGGCAATCCGTTGGTACAGCAAGATTCATCTACAACTGGACATTGGCAAGACAAGAAGAAAACTACAACAACGGTGGGAAGTTTATCTTAGATGGTACGTTGAGGAAAGAACTAACCCAATTAAAGAAAACTGAGTTGCAATGGCTAAATGAAGTGTCAAATAACGTGGCTAAACAAGCTGTTAAAGATGCTTGTAATGCTTATAAACGTTTCTTTAAAGGTCTGGCTGACAAACCAAAGTTTAAGAGCAGACGTAAAAGTAAACCATCGTTTTACAATGACACGGAAAAGTTGAAAGTAAAGCCAATGAAAGTGTTGATCGAAAAGGTAGGATGGGTTAACACAACTGAACAAATTCCGATGGAAGTGAAATACATGAACCCTAGAGTAAGTTTTGACGGAAAGTACTGGTATTTATCCGTTGGAGTGGAAGAAGAACAATCGAAAATTGAATTAACAGATGAAGTTATCGGTGTTGATGTAGGTATTAAAGATTTAGCTGTATGTAGTAATGGAATGACGTTTAAAAATATAAACAAAACAAAAAGAATCAAAAAGATGGAAAAGAAGTTGCGTAGGTTGCAACGCACCCTATCAAAAAAATATGAAATGAATAAGGAGGGAAACCGTTTCGTCAAAACATGCAACATTATAAAACTCGAAAAGAAAATAAAGTTAGTACACCGTAAATTAGCAAATATAAGAAACAATTATTTGCATCAAACAACGAATGAGATCGTGAAAACCAAGCCATCTAAAGTTGTTATGGAAGATTTGAATATTAAAGGCATGATGAAAAACAAACATTTATCCAAAGCGATTGCAAAACAATGTTTACATGAGTTTAAAAAACAAATGGAGTACAAATGTAAGTTTTATGGAATTGAATTAATACTCGCTGATAAATGGTATCCATCTTCTAAGACATGTAGTTGTTGTGGAGAAGTAAAAAAAGACCTTAAACTATCAGATCGTACATACCAATGTAATTCATGTGGTTTGGTGATAGATCGAGACTATAATGCAAGTCTGAATCTATCAAACTATCAACAAATCAGCGTAATATCACTTTAA